The following proteins are co-located in the Streptomyces bottropensis ATCC 25435 genome:
- a CDS encoding alpha/beta fold hydrolase encodes MTRLTHVKHGPYAPPVAVRELAAVSADGARLHVEVHGPQDAPAVVLVHGWTCSTAYWAAQVRDLAVDHRVVVYDQRGHGRSPASAVCSADALADDLEAVLAATLAPGEKAVLAGHSMGGMTLMAAAGRPGLREHAAAVLLCSTGSSKLAGESLVVPMRPGRVRTWLTERVLGARAPLGPVTPVARRILKYATMGPGASPVMVEACARIVHACPARVRHAWSHVLASLDLDQRVRELTVPTAVVVGTADRMTPPVHARALAAALPDCVGVSELTGVGHMAPVEAPEAVSARIRGLAALYVRAGQDELEEAGA; translated from the coding sequence GTGACCCGACTGACCCATGTGAAGCACGGGCCCTACGCGCCGCCCGTCGCCGTAAGGGAGTTGGCGGCCGTGTCCGCCGACGGGGCGCGGCTGCACGTCGAGGTGCACGGCCCGCAGGACGCGCCGGCGGTGGTGCTGGTGCACGGCTGGACGTGTTCGACGGCGTACTGGGCGGCGCAGGTGCGGGACCTCGCCGTCGACCACCGGGTCGTCGTCTACGACCAGCGCGGCCACGGCCGCAGCCCCGCCTCCGCCGTGTGCAGCGCGGACGCCCTCGCCGACGACCTGGAGGCGGTGCTCGCCGCGACGCTCGCGCCGGGTGAGAAGGCGGTGCTGGCCGGGCACTCCATGGGCGGGATGACGCTCATGGCGGCCGCCGGGCGGCCGGGCCTGCGGGAGCACGCGGCGGCCGTCCTGCTGTGCAGCACGGGCAGTTCGAAGCTGGCCGGCGAGTCGCTGGTCGTGCCGATGCGGCCCGGACGCGTACGCACCTGGCTCACGGAGAGGGTCCTCGGCGCGCGGGCGCCGCTCGGGCCGGTCACGCCGGTCGCCCGGCGCATCCTCAAGTACGCGACCATGGGCCCCGGCGCGTCGCCGGTGATGGTCGAGGCGTGCGCGCGGATCGTGCACGCGTGCCCGGCCCGGGTGCGGCACGCCTGGTCGCATGTCCTCGCCTCGCTCGATCTCGACCAGCGCGTCCGGGAGTTGACGGTGCCGACGGCCGTCGTCGTGGGCACGGCGGACCGGATGACCCCGCCCGTGCACGCGCGGGCGCTGGCCGCCGCGCTGCCCGACTGCGTGGGCGTGAGCGAGCTGACCGGCGTCGGACACATGGCTCCGGTGGAGGCGCCGGAAGCGGTCAGCGCCCGCATACGCGGGCTGGCCGCGCTGTATGTACGTGCCGGGCAGGACGAGTTGGAGGAGGCGGGCGCATGA
- a CDS encoding flavin-containing monooxygenase produces the protein MAGQGQGGRERVPHVRVAVVGSGFGGLGAAVRLRREGITDFVVLERAGAVGGTWRDNDYPGCACDVPSHLYSFSFAPHHAWPRAFSGQEHIRAYLEHVTDVFGLRPHIRFDSEVLRMAWDGERLCWDIETSGGRLCADLVVSATGPLSDPRIPTEAELPGLGTFPGKVFHSARWDHDYDLRGKRVAMIGTGASAAQIVPAIAPEVGRLTLFQRTPPWVMPRVDRGIGGVEQWLHRQLPFTAQARRGVLWGVRELQVQAFTKRPKVLGLVERVAKRNLARAVRDPELRARLTPDYRIGCKRILLSNTYYPALTRPNVDVIASGLAKVDGSTLVAADGSAAEVDAIVFGTGFHVTDMPIADRVVGADGRTLAEAWGDGGMQALRGASAAGFPNWMTIIGPNTGLGNSSMILMIESQLNYMADFVRQLDVLGGRVALDARPAAVAAWSQRVHKRMERTVWNTGGCTSWYLDADGRNTTVWPGTTSEFRSATRRVDLSEYTVLRAARPGTENEETPGTGDLAKVEAGA, from the coding sequence ATGGCCGGGCAGGGGCAGGGCGGGCGGGAGCGGGTGCCGCATGTGCGGGTGGCGGTGGTCGGGTCCGGGTTCGGCGGGCTCGGCGCGGCCGTGCGGCTGCGGCGCGAGGGGATCACCGACTTCGTCGTCCTGGAACGGGCCGGTGCCGTCGGCGGCACCTGGCGCGACAACGACTACCCCGGGTGCGCCTGTGACGTACCGTCCCATCTGTACTCGTTCTCCTTCGCGCCCCACCACGCGTGGCCGCGCGCCTTCTCCGGGCAGGAGCACATCCGGGCCTATCTGGAGCATGTGACGGACGTCTTCGGACTGCGGCCGCACATCCGCTTCGACTCCGAGGTGCTGAGGATGGCCTGGGACGGGGAGCGGCTGTGCTGGGACATCGAGACCAGCGGCGGGCGGCTCTGCGCCGACCTGGTCGTCTCCGCGACCGGCCCGCTCTCCGATCCGCGGATCCCCACCGAGGCCGAGCTGCCGGGGCTCGGCACCTTCCCCGGCAAGGTCTTCCACTCCGCCCGCTGGGACCACGACTACGACCTGCGCGGCAAGCGGGTCGCGATGATCGGCACGGGGGCCTCCGCGGCCCAGATCGTGCCGGCGATCGCGCCCGAGGTCGGCCGGCTGACCCTCTTCCAGCGGACCCCGCCGTGGGTGATGCCGCGGGTGGACCGGGGCATCGGCGGCGTCGAGCAGTGGCTGCACCGGCAGCTGCCCTTCACCGCGCAGGCGCGGCGCGGCGTGCTGTGGGGCGTCCGGGAGCTTCAGGTGCAGGCCTTCACCAAGCGCCCCAAGGTGCTGGGCCTGGTGGAGCGGGTGGCGAAGCGGAACCTGGCCCGCGCGGTGCGCGACCCGGAGCTGCGCGCCCGGCTCACCCCCGACTACCGCATCGGCTGCAAGCGCATCCTGCTGTCCAACACCTACTATCCGGCGCTCACCCGGCCGAACGTCGACGTGATCGCGTCCGGGCTGGCCAAGGTCGACGGCTCCACGCTGGTCGCCGCCGACGGGTCCGCCGCCGAGGTCGACGCGATCGTCTTCGGCACCGGGTTCCATGTCACCGACATGCCCATCGCCGACCGGGTCGTGGGCGCGGACGGCCGGACCCTCGCCGAGGCGTGGGGGGACGGCGGGATGCAGGCGCTGCGCGGGGCGTCGGCCGCCGGGTTCCCGAACTGGATGACGATCATCGGGCCCAACACGGGCCTGGGGAACTCCAGCATGATCCTGATGATCGAGTCCCAGCTGAACTACATGGCGGACTTCGTACGGCAGTTGGACGTGCTGGGCGGCCGGGTCGCCCTGGACGCCCGGCCCGCCGCCGTGGCGGCCTGGAGCCAGCGGGTCCACAAGCGCATGGAGCGCACGGTCTGGAACACGGGCGGCTGCACCAGCTGGTACCTCGACGCCGACGGCCGCAACACGACCGTCTGGCCGGGCACGACGAGCGAGTTCCGGAGTGCGACCCGGCGTGTCGATCTGAGCGAGTACACGGTGCTGCGGGCGGCCCGGCCGGGTACGGAGAACGAGGAGACGCCCGGGACGGGCGACCTGGCGAAGGTGGAGGCCGGAGCGTGA
- a CDS encoding MerR family transcriptional regulator — protein sequence MEELAGKAGITVRTLRFYRERKLIPPPRREGRIAWYDDTHLARLRTISALLERGHTLSGIAELAEAFDQGRDVGDLLGLGDPTEEVPVRLSPEELADHFGDQSTPENLAAALDLGYLATDGGEIVHISRRLLDVSAALVREGVPLADVLAVGRRVREHTDALATLFTDLILTQPGRTPEDLHRLRPLAKSVTEAELSLALDRRLRKSTNK from the coding sequence ATGGAGGAGCTGGCCGGGAAGGCCGGCATCACCGTACGCACCCTGCGCTTCTACCGGGAGCGCAAACTGATCCCGCCACCCCGCCGCGAGGGCCGTATCGCCTGGTACGACGACACCCACCTGGCCCGGCTGCGCACGATCTCGGCGCTGCTGGAGCGCGGCCACACGCTCAGCGGGATCGCCGAGCTGGCCGAGGCCTTCGACCAGGGCCGCGACGTGGGCGACCTGCTGGGCCTCGGGGACCCCACCGAGGAGGTCCCGGTCCGTCTCTCCCCCGAGGAACTGGCCGACCACTTCGGCGACCAGTCGACCCCGGAGAACCTCGCCGCCGCCCTGGACCTCGGCTATCTCGCCACCGACGGCGGCGAGATCGTGCACATCAGCCGCCGCCTCCTGGACGTCTCGGCGGCCCTGGTCCGCGAGGGCGTCCCCCTCGCCGACGTCCTCGCCGTCGGCCGCCGCGTACGCGAACACACCGACGCCCTGGCCACCCTCTTCACCGACCTCATCCTCACCCAGCCCGGCCGCACCCCCGAAGACCTCCACCGCCTCCGCCCGTTGGCCAAGAGCGTGACGGAGGCGGAGCTGTCGCTGGCGCTGGACAGGCGACTGAGGAAGTCGACAAATAAATAG
- a CDS encoding AfsR/SARP family transcriptional regulator — translation MVHLLALGPLELWHEGRQYPLGSLKERRVLAVLLYAQGDPVAVDTLVERVWDDDEVPVTAVETLHTYLSRLRNRLRRAVGDRALLERPSPRRYRLRVQHADDVDFVRLQRLRGEARAAAGRGDREYAVGLLHKAASLWRGEPFAEFTGDWAASARARLTEDHRRVREERIRLELELGRHADLLGELHELVSLDPLAQQAVTALMLALYRSGRDGEALALYRTTRTRLNEELGIDPGTELRELQLRILGQDPTLRELPPAADGLGAGRGGARGATDPAARHPGSSLPRDTRDFTGRASEIDMLLADRGPGDSGTALPVTVVHGMPGVGKSALIVHAAHRMRGRYPDGQFYVDLRAYSDQPPCDPADALAFLLHTVGVPDPLPVTLDERTARWREWTARHRVLVVLDNVRDAEQIRPLLPGSPDCHAIVASRNRLTELDGATSLSLDVLPVSEAAALFARIAGAARVCDTAALRRVVELCGRHPLTLQLHASRFRHRDTWDLEYVADRLDGATDRLEEFDERVAAALEMSCADLDASARRLFRGLALHPGPDITLEAAMALSGDVEPGAVRRAAESLLDRHLLDEPVRDRYQLHDLARAFGGRLGRREDPPAERRAALRRLMSYYLTAADRADRLAHPRRRRRHVPPELVAPIGPGFTTAPHAESAADEASVWLTVERGNLLAVARTAAAEFPEFAALFPHVLAHSLQRWGTHDITAELQAAALTALRAGEDRSALARTLVERASVLARENHGAALAAATEALALFDKLGDTRGRADASLEIGRAHLGAGRGEACLRELDRCLVLYRTVGDRHGIAATLNVQGTARVHRAEYTEATHCFRTMLGINRELRDRHGEAVAWNNLGDIRLALGLHDEARYHYEHALALMREIGGKKELAILDTNLGAVYAATGQSQWALSCFRRALASHRAGGDAIGEVNTLISLGETCAGAGRTAEALTHFGAAEEVARRIDNSYERQRALLGIADTHYRERRWGISLETYRNALSIAHEHGYSLCSARALAGISRVGLRMHDIRSARAHAERALAVYRRLGADGEAAELHRLFDDWGATGS, via the coding sequence GTGGTGCACCTTCTTGCGCTCGGGCCGCTCGAACTGTGGCACGAGGGACGGCAGTACCCGCTCGGATCTCTGAAGGAGCGCCGGGTGCTCGCGGTCCTCCTCTACGCCCAGGGCGATCCCGTCGCCGTCGATACGCTCGTCGAACGGGTCTGGGACGACGACGAGGTACCGGTGACCGCCGTGGAGACGCTGCACACCTACCTCTCCCGGCTGCGCAACCGGCTGCGGCGCGCCGTCGGTGACCGGGCCCTGCTGGAGCGCCCGTCCCCGCGCCGCTACCGGCTGCGCGTCCAGCACGCGGACGACGTGGACTTCGTACGGCTGCAGCGGCTGCGCGGCGAGGCCCGCGCGGCGGCCGGGCGCGGGGACCGGGAGTACGCGGTCGGGCTGCTGCACAAAGCCGCCTCGCTGTGGCGGGGGGAGCCGTTCGCGGAGTTCACCGGCGACTGGGCCGCGTCCGCCCGCGCGCGGCTGACCGAGGACCACCGCCGGGTCCGGGAGGAGCGCATCCGACTGGAACTGGAGCTGGGCCGCCACGCCGATCTCCTGGGCGAACTCCACGAGCTGGTCTCCCTCGACCCGCTGGCCCAACAGGCCGTCACCGCCCTGATGCTGGCCCTGTACCGGTCCGGCCGGGACGGCGAGGCCCTGGCCCTGTACCGCACGACGCGCACCCGGCTGAACGAGGAACTCGGCATCGACCCCGGCACGGAGCTGCGGGAACTGCAGCTCCGCATCCTCGGACAGGACCCCACCCTGCGGGAACTGCCCCCCGCGGCCGACGGACTCGGGGCCGGCCGGGGCGGTGCCCGGGGGGCGACGGACCCGGCGGCCAGGCATCCGGGAAGCAGCCTGCCGCGTGACACCAGGGACTTCACCGGCCGCGCGAGTGAGATCGACATGCTGCTCGCCGACCGGGGGCCCGGCGACAGCGGCACCGCGCTGCCGGTCACCGTGGTGCACGGCATGCCCGGTGTCGGCAAGTCCGCGCTGATCGTGCACGCCGCGCACCGGATGCGCGGACGCTATCCGGACGGTCAGTTCTATGTGGACCTGCGTGCCTACAGCGACCAGCCGCCCTGCGACCCCGCGGACGCGCTGGCGTTCCTGCTGCACACCGTCGGGGTCCCCGATCCGCTGCCGGTCACCCTGGACGAGCGGACCGCGCGCTGGCGCGAGTGGACGGCCCGGCACCGGGTGCTGGTGGTGCTCGACAACGTCCGGGACGCCGAGCAGATCCGCCCGCTGCTGCCCGGCTCCCCGGACTGCCACGCGATCGTGGCCAGCCGCAACCGGCTCACCGAACTGGACGGCGCCACCTCGCTGTCGCTGGACGTGCTCCCGGTGTCCGAGGCCGCCGCGCTCTTCGCCCGGATCGCGGGGGCGGCCCGCGTCTGCGACACCGCCGCCCTGCGCCGCGTCGTGGAACTGTGCGGGCGGCACCCGCTCACCCTGCAACTGCACGCGAGCCGGTTCCGGCACCGGGACACCTGGGATCTGGAGTACGTCGCGGACCGGCTGGACGGCGCCACCGACCGGCTGGAGGAGTTCGACGAGCGGGTCGCCGCCGCCCTGGAGATGTCCTGCGCCGACCTGGACGCCTCGGCGCGCAGACTCTTCCGTGGGCTGGCCCTGCACCCGGGCCCCGACATCACCCTGGAGGCGGCGATGGCGCTCTCCGGCGATGTCGAACCGGGTGCGGTGCGCCGTGCCGCCGAGTCGCTGCTGGACCGTCACCTGCTGGACGAGCCGGTCCGGGACCGCTACCAACTGCACGACCTGGCACGCGCGTTCGGCGGCCGGCTCGGCCGCCGGGAGGATCCGCCGGCCGAGCGCCGTGCGGCCCTGCGGCGGCTGATGTCCTACTACCTCACGGCCGCCGACCGGGCGGACCGGCTCGCCCATCCGCGTCGCCGCAGACGCCACGTCCCGCCGGAACTGGTCGCGCCGATCGGCCCCGGCTTCACGACGGCCCCCCACGCCGAGTCCGCCGCCGACGAGGCGTCGGTGTGGCTGACGGTCGAGCGGGGCAACCTGCTGGCCGTGGCGCGCACGGCCGCGGCGGAGTTCCCCGAGTTCGCCGCCCTGTTCCCGCACGTCCTGGCCCACTCCCTGCAGCGCTGGGGGACGCACGACATCACCGCCGAACTGCAGGCCGCCGCCCTGACCGCGCTGCGCGCCGGCGAGGACCGGTCGGCCCTGGCCCGGACGCTGGTGGAGCGGGCGAGCGTGCTGGCCCGGGAGAACCACGGCGCGGCTCTCGCCGCCGCGACCGAGGCGCTGGCCCTGTTCGACAAGCTCGGCGACACCCGGGGGCGGGCCGACGCGTCGCTGGAGATCGGCCGTGCCCATCTGGGGGCGGGGCGCGGCGAGGCGTGCCTGCGGGAACTGGACCGGTGCCTGGTGCTCTACCGCACTGTGGGCGACCGGCACGGAATAGCCGCGACCCTCAATGTGCAGGGCACGGCCCGGGTGCACAGGGCGGAGTACACCGAGGCGACGCACTGCTTCCGGACGATGCTGGGCATCAACCGGGAGCTGCGCGACCGTCACGGTGAGGCCGTCGCATGGAACAACCTCGGGGACATTCGGCTCGCTCTGGGACTCCACGACGAGGCCCGCTACCACTACGAGCACGCCCTGGCCCTGATGCGCGAGATCGGCGGGAAGAAGGAGCTCGCGATTCTCGACACCAACCTCGGTGCCGTGTACGCCGCGACCGGTCAGTCGCAGTGGGCGCTCTCCTGTTTCCGCCGGGCTCTGGCGAGCCATCGGGCGGGCGGGGACGCCATCGGTGAGGTCAACACCCTGATCTCCCTGGGCGAGACGTGCGCGGGTGCCGGGCGCACGGCGGAAGCCCTGACGCACTTCGGTGCGGCGGAGGAGGTCGCCCGTCGTATTGACAATTCGTACGAGCGGCAGAGGGCTCTCCTCGGAATTGCCGACACGCATTACCGGGAGAGGCGGTGGGGCATCTCGCTGGAGACCTATCGGAACGCGCTGTCCATCGCGCACGAGCACGGGTATTCCCTGTGCTCGGCGCGCGCACTGGCCGGTATTTCCCGAGTGGGCCTGCGCATGCACGACATTCGGTCCGCCCGAGCCCACGCGGAACGCGCGCTGGCGGTGTACCGGAGGCTCGGGGCGGACGGGGAGGCGGCTGAGCTGCACCGCCTGTTCGACGACTGGGGTGCTACCGGCTCCTGA